The Choloepus didactylus isolate mChoDid1 chromosome 7, mChoDid1.pri, whole genome shotgun sequence genome segment TAATGTCCCAGGTAGTGTCCTTGAACTGCAAACTGGAAATAATGGGTGTTGCAGGTAGGTTGCCCCAATAAGCAGACTGAGATGGAGATTAGCAGACAGAATATTTCTTGGGGAATGACCTCCAGATTTACATCCACCTGTGGAGGTAGGGAGAGAAGCAGGATAGGGCACAGAATCCCATGGGAAGGTATAAAACTGGTCCTTCCGTATGGTTCCGAGAAAAGTGGCCTGGCATTTACACTTCCCACATTAACCAGCTGTTAGATGAGGGCTTCTCTGAGGAAGGAAGTGTGCCCATGAATAAGGGCAATTCCTAGAAAGGGCAGACAGTAAGAGCTGCTGTCTGTGGGCAGGACTCAACTGCTGGGGAAATAAGTCTATCAGTCAGAAAGGGACCTGGGTAGTACATCACAGCACCTAATACAAGGATTTTTCCAGGTAAGTTCCAGTACTTTCTCAGAATTTAGTAACCTGTCATACTAGGCAAGTTTTCTTTACCAAACAGTACAATGATATTCCCACTGCAGGAATACTGGGCCAGATGGGATGTGTTCTGTCAGCTTTCCTACTTCAGTTAGACTTAGCCATaacaaaaatgcatttttagAGCATGAAACAATCAGAAAATGCAAAAACATCTTTTTACTCTGTGCTAAGCTAATgagctatttgggaaatgcaatgCCCCTGCTTAGAAATGACAGACTCACTAATTCATCTCACAGTTTAGCAAATTCATCAATTTGAAGGGTAATCTGGGAATCCACCACAAGATGGCAGCACATGCATATACTGTAAAAGTTATCTTTGCACCAGGGAAATTATTGAAAATCTAAAGTGTCATCCTAAAATTATGCTCTTCTAAAAAGTAGCTAAATGTTTTACATAAGCCtatgattaaaaacaaatacacaacTTTTGTTGGTAATGTATATGCAGATATAGTGGCAGGTCTTTAGTGGATTTATATACAGAATGACATTAGGAAAAAGTGTTAGGGCAATCATTCGTCACACAGGCCCCTTTCTACTGATAAAGAAGTTCTACCTTTCACTTTTACCTGGAGAACAGCTGTTGCTGAGATGtgcctgattaaaaaaaagtttcaattCAGCACAATTGACACACATTTAAAGCTAAGTGTATacactctggagccagactgcctggcttCAAATTCTGTTTTTGACAATTATTGACTAAATGACCCTGAAAAGTTATTCAACATCTCcgttcctcagttttctcatttacaaaTTGGGGATAATAGTACCCATCTTGTAGAGTTGCTGTGAGGATAAAGCGAGGGAAACCATATACAGAATTAGTAATAGATACTGGTATGTAGTGTCAGCTATTTTTTTATTCACAATTTTTAATTTGAGATGCCAGACATTGTACTTGCCTATAATCATAggtatcatttatttattgagcatatagcATAAGATTTAGTATATGGTAATGGTAGTGCATGAATGccacttttaaattttgaacaaaCTTTTAGGTGTGAATTATGGTTCACATCTggaagataaagaaactgagatttgaagaaattaaataatgtgtTCAAAGCAAAACTATTAATAAGTGACTGGGGTGGATTTCCAACCCTGTTCCATTTTACCCAAAGCATTTATTTAAACTCTTTATTCCATCTAAGAGAAGCTACATCTGAACTTCATTATCAAATTCTGATTTTGTGAATCAAGGTCTAATATATTAAATTGGAATATTTGTCTTCCTTTTCCATTCAGAATATTTAATAGTAATATCATTACTTAAATGTTCAACCTAGAAAAAAGAAATTGTCCCTCACCTCGGACTTTTATAAACAATAAACTAGAACCTTATCATGGAGATATTAATATTATCATATGCTTGGCCTTTACTCTTTCACTGTAGAATTGGAGTAAACATGCTGCACTAAATGCCAAAAATTTGACATCGCAGTGTGATCCAACAGAGAGCAACCCACTTGAGAGACGAATTACAAGTAGGTATATGTCTCTATGACTCATCTTTGTGTTCATATATCCCTGAGGGATTGTTAAGTAATGGGGCAAGGGGGAGTTTAGTCATCCAGTCTGTATTTGCATTTGCCCCACACATGACACTGAATTGTAGTCTAATAcactgttttattattattaatttctgaAATTTGGATATTCAATTTTTCAGGTTCCAGGTTATATCTATCAGGAGAAAAGATTCAAAGCTTTCAATGTTACAGAATAGTTGAAGAGTGCACTGGTGACTGGATAGGAAGTTAGATAGCTAGATGGTTTCCACTCTTTGTATTCATCTAGGCTGCCAAGAAGCTAAGCTACAGCTGTGAAATGAGTTCTATGCAATTCTATAAGAACAATTTTAGGTGCTCAAAAATGAGTCTATATTGTGGAAATATGATCACCAAATAAATTAGGTGGTTCACTTCCAGTTTTCAGAAAACTGTTAGAACTTCCTAAGCAAGTAACACTAATAACATTTATGAtattctctaatttttattacaacgtaataaaaataatgtaacttCCTTATCTACAGATTATTGGGCACCTTGAACATACTCTATATCCTTGTTGAAGATTAATTTTCAGCAGGCAAATTAGACGAAGCTATTTTAGTCATTGTCCAAAACCCTTACCACAAAAGAAATTTCCCATATTGTATGCTTTAGCATTTGTCACTTGCcaagatttttatttaatatctcAAATTTACCGGTTTTATATAATCATAGATAGGATTTTTCTATCCCATCATTTACCCACTTTAACTATATATAACAAGAAAAAGCAGCAGGTAAAGAACTTTAGAAAGGAGCAGTGGGTTACAGGAGTCAAGAGGATTGAGGTTATGTTTTTACAAGCAACAGTTGGGCAACAGCAGGACATAGCACCATCGACCAGACAAACTTCCTCAGGTCACAAAATTGCTCACAAAATACtgaaaagtagaaggaaaataTTGACACTTTATTTCACATGAATTGATCTGATCTTCTTCATTGGTCTGATTTATGTacagtgtcaaaaaaaaaaaaaaaaacaaatacaaaaaaacaaaaataaatctgagCACTCCAATAAATTTGGTCCAATGAAacatagtatttttaaaagactcttTTTGAAAATAGTCTCTTTAGGTAAAATACTGTTCTCTTGAATTCCGTCTTCTTCTTCTCATTCATCCTGGAACACCCTTATCAAATTTTTGTACCATTCCCAGGGCACCTGGAAGCTTCAAAGATCCCAGCACCATACCAACAGGCCACAGGTTCTAATAGTTTGATCTATACACTGTAAAACCCCTAACACAGGGCGTTCCTCAGAGTTTGATGATTCCCACTGATTCTCCCAAGGAAGCATACCAGTAGCCCCAATTTCCTAGTCTTCCTTACACCTTTCTAGATGTTTCTAAAGCTTACCACCCCCATTGAAGATAGGCACTGATGAGACAGAGGACCAACAATTTAGGGCAGGAAATAAAGCCTCTGACATTTAACTTCCTtgctcttcctttcctctccacaATCAGTATGTTATCACTTCAGCCTTTGAACTTAAATGCATCTTCTTCCAAAGTGGGGAAGAAAACTGCATGGCCTCGGTTATTGCAAGCTTATGTTGCCTACCATAGAGAAGGAACTCTATAACCTGAGTTGGATATAGCTGATGCTTAATGTATTAAGGACAAGAAGTTCACACGTTTTAGCCAGTTTTCCTAAGCCCCAACAATTTTCTTCATGTGGAGGGTTTAAATATGGATGGGGTGTTCTGAGAGAAGAGACACAATACACTGAAAAAGAGGGCAGGCATGGTTGTTAAGGAAGACTACCCAGATTTGATGTAGACACATTTTGGGGGCCAACCCTGAATTGGAAGGCATGGCCTGTCGGAATTGAGATGAGGGGAGGAAGTTAGAAGAGGAATGGTTGGACCAGTATGGGGCTGTGAAGTTGTGAGTCTGGGAGAGAATTGGGGGACTGGTAGTGATGAATTAGCAATGTGGCCTTCCATACTCCTGAATGCCATGCTCCGTCAAGAGCCCACACCACTAAATGGATGACTAAATGAACATATGCTTATTTCAAGTTGCTTACATGATGGATGCCTCTGTGTAGGCCTGTTCTAACTCATAGGCCACTATGATTGGGTATCGTTCTTGTTCATCAACTTGAGATTGAAATGTCAGTtgatctgatttcaaaacttgcaTACCATCTCCTACTGTCGATCTCTCACTAAACATGAGCACCACATGCTAattcattaataaaaaatatgagcTTACCTCCTCATATTAGACTGCATAAACTGACTGGGCAAgtatttataaagtaaaaatgaagaaagtatcTTTGTTCAATATTCCCAGATTTTCAGAGTAATTCagccccttttcctctttttagaTGGCTTTTGTGGAGAAAATTTGCAATGGACATCGTATCCTATCTCATGGTCAGATGTAATTGGAATCTGGTATAATGAGTCTAAATACTTCACATTTGGGGTATGGCTCCCAAAAGATGAAGTGACTGATCATTATACTCAGGTAACCTGTGTACTGGTGAATATACACATTGGTTAATTgacttttatgttttaaaaacgtATGAACAGTTGTAATTTACTGTCTTGTTGCAAACTTACACTTGGGCCACTGAGTTCCTCTTATAATCTGGAACCCAAAGAAATGTGATTCCCCTGATACATGACTTAGACAAGATGCTCAACATGTATTACTTCCCTTGTTACCCAACTGATTTTTCAGAAGTCACAAACTCATAAAAATCAATGTCTTTTGTAAAttgcatttatatttgtaaatgatTAAAGTAATTCTAAATTTATTAGcagtctctctttccttccctctgtctcttccttcttcttactTTCTCATTCTAACTCTGATTCTCTTCCTGAATCACCAGAGACACATGGATGGTAGCTGTTGTTTTAATACAGTGTGTCATGTGCATGCTCACAATGTACCGTTTGGCCAATGGAACCACGTCAAGCTATCTACTGCATCCTTTTTGCCTTGATTCCGTCAGACTGTGAGCACTCCTTGGCCTTAGACTTGGCAAAATTTTCCAGGATCATCTTGTACTGTACCTATCCCATATAGAAACCATCCATTTCTCCAAGGActtctggttccttttagtgggaaataatatttagaaaccaaTGTCAGGGATCTAGGTGAGTTCAAGGACAGAGAAAAgacagggtggggagggagaagtaGGAAATATTAAACAGTATAGTAGAAGGAGATGAGACCAGAAAGGAGTGGGTCCTATCACTGGGGCCTTGTTAGCTATTGtaaaagtttacattttattttaaatctagtGGGAAGtcatttgttttttgctttttgttttgtttgttttgcttttttaagcaagggaatgatctgatctgatttttaaaagcaccgggctgcagtgtggagaatgaGTTAAATTCACAAAAATGACTTTGAATATCTAATTAGGtggaatattttccattaaaatataaactaacaaaatttcatcatttaaaaGTTGTAAAATAACTATTGTCTCCAAAGCTCAGACCCAGATTTGTCCACCAGTGAATTTTACAAAATCTAAAATAACACCTACTTAAAATAAAACCTACTCAAATTGACTgttttttcaggtttttcctAGGCATTTGCACAGTCCTATGCATGTGTGTAGCCTTCTAAGTCCCCTGAAATAGAACCTCAGAGCTTTTCAAATCCCTGTCTATAGACCTCTTGCTCCAGATTCCCTTTTAAGTGTTCAGTCAGGCTCTTGTTTGCTCCAAATGGTATAGAAGCCTCAGGCATTTGTGATGTGAAACAAATGCtgctgattattatttttttattcaattttactgagatatattcacataccataaaatcatccatggtgtacaaccagctgttcaccataccatcatatagttgtgcattcatcaccccaatctactttttcaacattttccttgaaccagaaaaagtgaaaataagaataaaaaataaaagtaaagaacaacacccaaaatatcccccctcccaccctatgtttcagttacttttttgtctccatttttctactcatccatccatacactagataaagggagtgtgatccacaaggctttcacaatcacactgtcacctcttgtaaggtACATTgctataaaattgtcttcaagagtcaaggctactgggttgcagtttgatagtttcaggtatttacttctagctattccaatgcattaaaacctaaaaagggttatctacatagtgcataagaatgcccaccagagtaacctctcaactccatttggaatctctcactgctgattatttttaatgaatgctTCAAGATACGGCTTTTACCACAGAGCAAGCTGTGAggttaaataacaacaaaatgtgGCTCTCCAGGGAAAGCTGAGACAGATCGAAACTTCTTGAGATACTCCACACCTCATCTTCCCCTACTGGTGGCTGCAATGCTGCTAGTTTTCACAGACAATATGGTTGCGAGGCTGCTGGTTTTCAAGGCTACTCTGGGGTTGGGAAAGAAGGACGGGAGGAGGTCATTTAAAACCAGTGGCACAAATGATGCTGTTATTTTTGAGGTTCTGCAGTTTGTCTTGAATAAATGCTTCTCAGATTGTTGCAGGCCTTTGGATAATGCCtatatttctaaaaaataaaattgattttttacaattttgccagtgttttagTTGCTTCTATGGAAGGGTGGATTTACAGAGATCCTCAATCTGGCATTCCAGAAGTTCTGCCTCTGCATTATTTCTTTACATGGCTGTTTCCCTCAATAAAAGGCAACCCTTTGAAGACTAGATTAACAATGATTTTAAAAGCCAGAACATTTAAAGGCCATAGACTCAATCACTTAACATTGGACCATCTATTCACATAATCAATCTTACTAAAATATcggaacataaaaataaaatgatcatctggAAAGCTAAAATTCTGACACATTTGTGGTATCAATTCCTACCACCTAATTCTTTAAGATAAAAATGAACTAGACCCACTGTTTCTGTCATAACAGCATTGGCCCCATGACTCTAATAACTTAATTCTGTTCTTCAAATATCCTTGATTCACTTCCTTCAAACCCAGTCAACCCCATGTAGGAAATAAAACACTTTTCATAAAAATGCTTTATTTCCTTGCCTCTTTTCCCAATATAAAttgagaaaacaaaatcaaatttgttttcttgtgtttacaattttaaacaacagaaaataccAGTATTTCTAATCATCTGTACCCTGTGTAGACATATTAACATGTTGATAGAACAATTTCATAAAACAAAAGACTTTTTCCTGAAATTATTTTTGGGTCTAAAGACCCAAAGAAAGcctggtatcttcatttttttcttggatGTGAGTTGAAGGAgggaataaacaaattcattcaGTACAATAATCTTGCTCCCAATTAATACAAACAAAGAGCATGGAAAAATATGGGTTCTATATATTCTTAGGCAAGCCTCTTTTTGAGAGATGAGGTCTATGGCCCTTCAATCTGGGCCAGCTTGTGATTGCTTCAACCAATAGGGTATAGCAGAAGTGATACTATGTGATTTTCAAGGCTAGTTCATAAAACTCTGTGCAGTTTCTGCCTTGTTCACTGGAACGCTCACTTTTGGAGCCTTGAGCTGCCATGTAAGAATTCTGATTACCCTGATGTCACCACAGTATGAGAAGGAAGCTGCAAATATTTAAATCCAATTCATAAAGTTTATATTTGTAGAACCAGATAGAGCAGGAGTTTTGGTAGAGGCTTATACTCATTAGTAGCACGTAAACCAAATGGTGCTGAAGGAGACTGAAGCCAATGAAAGTCTCCCTCTGAAAGCAAATGAgacattttatcaaaataaggcACGGTAAAGCACTTTGattaagaataaggaaaaaatctTTGGCAAAGTCTCCAGCACTAGCTGAGCAAGATGAAACCTATCAAGGCTCATGTGGCAGTAGAGAGCCACTTATATGCTTTATTATTTAATTCCCACCATACACCTATGACATAGAAGACAGTATTATTATGTAGATACATAAAGCAAACAGCCAGGAGGTGGTAGAGATGGAATTTGGACCTGGGTCACTTTGCCTTGAAAGTTAATGCTTGTTAACTGAGCAATAAGAAAAGTTCCTTCCATACTTTGATTTCTATATGACCACCAAGCAGCCTTCTTCATATTACCTGATTTACCAAAAAGCTTTGACTAGAAGAAGAACATGAACTAGGGTCAAAGAAAGCCACTTACATTTCCTCGTGAGAATTTATGAATAGATTTTCTAGTTCCAGTAAGACTGAATCAAGGACAGTTGACACAGGGTTCTGATCATCCTTGAATAAGCTCAATAATAGGATCTAGGAAATGAGTCCCATACACAGCCATCTACAGTTCACGGCAACATTCAAGCCCCCTTTGAACATCAGCCTATTCATAACAGAATGATCAccacctctttatttttttaaaacctacaCACTCCCACCCCATCAAGCTCAATATCCCAGAGAAAAATACAGAGATTTTTAATACGAAGTATATTCACAGTCCCAACATGTttccaaagaaaaataagcaaagcaGAAAATGCCAATCATAAAGTCACTTTCCCGTCAGCCTCATTTTCTCAGAATGGTTTCTCTTGGTTCCAgctgtctgtgtgtatgtgtgtgtgtgtgtttctaacaTACAGaaagttttctgtttctgtgacttCCTGTAAGCCTGTTCAAAACAAACCTAAAATCAAACATGCATTTACTATTAATTGTGCATAATAATATTGATATTGTATTCATTTAGTGAAATATCAAATCTGTAATAAAGTAATCTATCTTTACAGGTTGTTTGGGCCACTTCTTATCTCATTGGCTGTTGTTTTTCATTATGCTCCAGAAAGAGGACAAATTACTATTTCTACATGTGTCACTATTGCCATGAGTAAGTATTGTAGTTTGGTTTCTCACAATATTTATAAATGTGCCCCCCTGAAGAAACATAAGAGACATGATCTAGTCTTCAAACCATTATCAAACAGAActcaaataaatgttttatttcagttAGGTAGATCTTTAGAGTACAAAATGTCATTGAGTCaatatctgaaatatataaatatatttatcttcatgtttttctttatatcatattTTTACTAAATAAATCTATACctcattactagaataaaaaattcagaACTATTTACCAGAAGCTTGCTATATAATATTGATTCTACAAGTTGATATTAAAGGGAAATAAACTTGAGCTAGCTTAAGCAAAGAAACAACGATATTTATTTCAAAAACCTAGAAGTTGTTTTAGAACACAAGTGGAGACTCAAgaaggaaataatctaaaaaaaaagtctagtaTTCTTTCCTGTACTTAGTTTTTTGGGGTCCAAAAATTGATGTAAGTCATCtctttagaaattaattttacaTGTTACAGATTCTATCACAGATATAAGTCACAATTCCTAGGAAAGATAATTTATTTGCTTCAGTGAAGATCTGGTATACTCCTTTGTCCCATTAAAGGTGGTTAGGGACCAAGATCAGAAAAGACAAGGATAACTGCAGGGATCCACCTGGGTGACTCTAGTGATGGCTATCAGAGTAGATTGAGCTAAATTATAACTCCCCTGGTTGTTGACTACAAACACCAGTTTAAATATCATGTCTGCTAATGAAAGATGAGGACAGATCTCTTGTCTCCTTCAGCCACTTGTATTTACACGGTCAATACACAAGTCTTTCCTCTACAATATGAGCTCCAAGCATGGTGTTTAACCACTGTCAGCCATGGGTGCAGCATAATAAAAGGTGTTCAATATGAATCAATGAGAATAATTTATCTGATGATATGCTACCATAATGACATTTTAATTGGGGTCATCAATATCATTAAAGTTTCTCTAGAGAGATAATATGAATTATTGTTTGGTCATACTGTATGTTTTGTTGTCAGTAGTTaatttttctcttgtaattttgtTTATGTAACTTGTTCTGAAGGCAGTAAAAATCTCTGTGCCCCTACAACTCATCACCTGCATTCAAACTTGCAGGGGTGGGTGGTCTGTGGTGAACTTCTgacaatacaaaaaagaaaacatccgGGATATTATAGGTGAATTTTCTTGGCTAAACATTAGGCCAAGTCTCCTGACTAAATCCCTTACTGAATTAAGTAATAAGTAAACTTTTTAAAGTTCAGATATGAAAGAGACGAACATTAGTTGCAAATTTTTTAACCATaacatttactttctttttgaaATGATATTAAGAATCAGATATCCACATTGTATTCTTAGACCTCTGCATGTGAGAAATGTCTTCTCAAAAGTTTACATAAGCCCGGAACTGGTAATCCTCACTTCCTCCTCCCAcaaacattttagttttatacATGTTGATGGACTTTCTTCTTTTATCCACATGTTTTTCACTAAAGACACAAGTATGTGTCAAGTTTGTAAAAGTTCTCATAACATCGTACAAGATAAAATGAGAACATCTCAATTTTtaaatcacttaattttttttcttaacattattAAAAACCATGCCTTCTTTATTAATGGTTTACCAATTCCTTCTGGGTACAAATGAGGTATActgtgctattgtaaatggctaTAGGGCCCTCCTTCCATTTCAAACCAGACTGCCCAAATGTCCCATGAAAGAGGTGCAAATTGACTGAAAAAAATTCTGTGACATCCAGAGTTACCTGCTGCACATGCTAAAAAGAGAAATTACCATCATTGTAAGTCTAGAAATCTCATACCCATCTTGAAGATTATTACTGGTTTTATATAAGTAGATTTGcacaatttgttttaaaatttgttgtacACAATGGGgaaaatgtatatgtattttccaaacatgaatttttattagaccaattatcctttttttttttcattaagggGAAATGACCCTAACACAATAATTACACCTTATAACATGGGAATCCCATGTGGAGACTGTCCAGATTCCTGTGAAGATaaactttgtagtaagttttacaAATTCAGTTTGCTTAAAGTCGACTGTTGATCTGGGAGCAATGTGTCTTTTAAATCAAGCATTTAACAATAGTatacttttctaaaattttcacCCTGCTTTCCCACAGGAAAGATCAACGTTATTTCTCCTTTCCTGTCCCAAAGGGACCAAAGAAGGCCACTTATTTAATCCATTGCAATGGAAATTTGAATGCCTAGGTCTTAGAACTTGAGTCCCTACTCAAAGGCTTAGCTTTGGTGATAAAATGTTACCATAAGGATAAATTTTTCTCTGCTCTCTAAAAGGTTTCTGTCTCCCTTATTAAGCAGCCCCTAAATG includes the following:
- the CRISP1 gene encoding cysteine-rich secretory protein 1 codes for the protein MEGKHILFWAAAVGFLPVLVIRAKPHVSIPYKILFTDSAKVQEEIVSVHNNFRRKVIPQASNMLKMNWSKHAALNAKNLTSQCDPTESNPLERRITNGFCGENLQWTSYPISWSDVIGIWYNESKYFTFGVWLPKDEVTDHYTQVVWATSYLIGCCFSLCSRKRTNYYFYMCHYCHEGNDPNTIITPYNMGIPCGDCPDSCEDKLCTNPCPYADEVINCKEQIKTLGCKHKSIELLCKASCLCKTEVK